The DNA window CGGAGGGAAAAATTCCACAATTAAAGAAGGTAATAACAGCAAGCACTGAGAAGGTGTCATGGGGTGATTCCCTTTATGAAGCTTTAGATTCTCTTGTCTCCTTTAAACCCAAGGGAGAGAAGGAGAAAAACATTCAGGAACTCATAAATTCACTGATTGAGTATATGAATGATTATAAAGAACTCACAAGAGAAGGGAAGTTTTCTGAGGCTGGAAAGATGCTGGAAAAGATACAGGAGATAATAAATATCTTATCTAAAATGAAGCCCTAAAAACTCCTTTAGCTCGGGCATTATCTTCCTTGTCTCCTCTCTGCCTCTCTCTATTATGGAGAGAGGCTCTGAAAAATCAAGTGTATCAATATTTAGAGGAATTCTTATTATAAAATCTGCATGTTTTATCTTTTCCTCAAGGAGATAGTATGAAATGGAGTCTAATATTCTTTCCAGTATCAAAAAAGTATTTGAAAGTTTCTCTGCCTCAACCCTTTTAGGTGGAATATGAATATCCACAAGAACAGTTTTCTCTGCTCCAAGTTTTTTTGCTATATCTACTGGGGCATTATTTAAAGCTCCACCATCTACAAGAACCATATCGTCTATTTTTACTGGTTCAAATATAATGGGGAGAGACATGGAAGCTCTTATTGCTTTATAGAGACATCCTTTATCAAAGACAACCTCTTTTCCAGAGACCAAATCAACTGCATTGCATGCAAATTTTATTTTGAGGTCTTCAATTTTTATGTCTCCCACAAGGTCTTTAAGGAATTCTTCCACCGTATCTTTCTCTGATAGGCTTCTCTTTCTTGATAGAAGGTTCAAGTACATCTCATATATAAGATAGTCAGACACTTTTTTTAATCTATTGGATATTATTGGTATTTTTGGTGCATTTATAAAATTCCTTAAATCAAGGCTGAAAGCCAACTTCTCCATCTTTTTAGGGGATAGACCGGAAGCATACAATCCTCCAACAATAGCTCCCATGGATGTACCAGTTATTATATCTGGAATTAACCCATTCTCTTCAAGTACATCAAGTACCCCTATGTGTGATAGTCCCCTTGCACCACCACCCATCAGTGTAAGGGCAAACTTCTCTCTCTTCCTTTTAAAGAGTTTAAACTTCATACTAAAAGTATATCTCTTTTTTTACATTATCAAAAATTTTTAAGCGGTTTATTTTCATGTAAAATAAACTTGGAGGTAAAGATGAGAAGGATAATAGAATCTGTCCCTAACATAAGCGAAGGAAGAAGAAAAGAGGTGGTTGAGGAGATTGTAAATGTTTTAAAGGGTAGAGATGGTGTTAAGGTATTAAATTATTCCATGGACCCAGATCATAACAGGAGTGTAGTAACAATTGCTGGTGAACCTGAAAGGGTTTTAGATGCTCTCTTTGATTTTACTAAAAAATCTGTGGAATTGATTGATTTAAGGGTTCATAAGGGAGAGCATCCAAGGATTGGTGCTGTGGATGTTATACCCCTTGTTCCAATAAAGGGAATAACAAAAAAAGAATTGAATGAGTATGCTAAAAAACTTGGAGAGAGAATCTGGAGAGAGCTTAAAGTACCCATATATTTCTATGCCTATTCTGCTACAAAACCGGAGAGGGAGAAACTCCCAAATATAAGGAAAGGGGAATTTGAGGGACTTTCTGAGAAGATGAAGGACAAGGAGTGGTATCCAGATATAGGAGATAATGTTCCCCATGAAACTGCAGGAGCCACTGTAATAGGGGTTAGGGATTTTCTAATTGCATTTAACATTAATCTAAATACCCCTGATGTAGAAATAGCAAAAAAGATTGCAAAATCAATTAGAGAATCCTCTGGAGGTTTAAGATAC is part of the Caldisericia bacterium genome and encodes:
- a CDS encoding UPF0182 family protein, producing ALFVGRCDEPNYGETVIYRFSKETVIYGPLQIEARIDQNTDISKTLTLWNQQGSQVIRGNTILLLIDNALLYVEPLYLQATEGKIPQLKKVITASTEKVSWGDSLYEALDSLVSFKPKGEKEKNIQELINSLIEYMNDYKELTREGKFSEAGKMLEKIQEIINILSKMKP
- a CDS encoding patatin-like phospholipase family protein is translated as MKFKLFKRKREKFALTLMGGGARGLSHIGVLDVLEENGLIPDIITGTSMGAIVGGLYASGLSPKKMEKLAFSLDLRNFINAPKIPIISNRLKKVSDYLIYEMYLNLLSRKRSLSEKDTVEEFLKDLVGDIKIEDLKIKFACNAVDLVSGKEVVFDKGCLYKAIRASMSLPIIFEPVKIDDMVLVDGGALNNAPVDIAKKLGAEKTVLVDIHIPPKRVEAEKLSNTFLILERILDSISYYLLEEKIKHADFIIRIPLNIDTLDFSEPLSIIERGREETRKIMPELKEFLGLHFR
- the ftcD gene encoding glutamate formimidoyltransferase, with translation MRRIIESVPNISEGRRKEVVEEIVNVLKGRDGVKVLNYSMDPDHNRSVVTIAGEPERVLDALFDFTKKSVELIDLRVHKGEHPRIGAVDVIPLVPIKGITKKELNEYAKKLGERIWRELKVPIYFYAYSATKPEREKLPNIRKGEFEGLSEKMKDKEWYPDIGDNVPHETAGATVIGVRDFLIAFNINLNTPDVEIAKKIAKSIRESSGGLRYIQAKGFYIEEKNCAQVSMNILNFKKAPIYRVYEIVKMEAERYGTSVKESELIGLAPLKAILDTFSFYIKLPLISEEQIIEYKIFSDEEDTPC